A single Clostridium sp. AN503 DNA region contains:
- a CDS encoding accessory gene regulator B family protein has protein sequence MEWLANKLTSCLLRHDVIDEAEQELYCFGFQSGLEMVACHLAILAVAAYLHRIPEYLLFSLVFVPIRSYAGGLHLPKFSQCFICSCAVVAVVIFLSEKLELSSPISAAATAVMLFILFLLRPVDHENRPVDEDEQHFFSYKLRRAILGIGILTAVLYLTGLNHYLVLVMLTLASAIISMFVGKWLQYRRRGIRAQIAEDD, from the coding sequence ATGGAATGGTTGGCGAATAAGCTGACATCCTGTTTATTGCGGCATGACGTAATTGATGAGGCGGAGCAGGAGCTATATTGCTTTGGCTTCCAGTCGGGGCTTGAGATGGTGGCCTGTCACCTTGCGATTCTGGCAGTGGCGGCATATCTGCATCGTATACCGGAATATCTCTTGTTTTCCCTGGTATTCGTTCCGATTCGGTCTTACGCGGGAGGACTGCATCTTCCCAAATTCAGTCAGTGTTTTATCTGCTCCTGTGCTGTGGTTGCCGTTGTGATATTCCTGTCTGAAAAGCTGGAATTGTCATCCCCCATCAGCGCGGCGGCAACCGCAGTAATGCTGTTTATCCTTTTCCTGTTAAGGCCGGTAGACCATGAAAACCGTCCGGTGGACGAGGATGAGCAGCATTTTTTTTCATATAAGCTGAGGCGCGCAATACTTGGGATTGGCATCTTGACAGCAGTTTTGTACCTGACAGGCTTGAATCATTACCTGGTTCTGGTGATGCTCACTCTTGCATCAGCCATCATATCCATGTTTGTGGGGAAATGGCTGCAGTATCGAAGGCGGGGAATAAGAGCACAGATTGCAGAAGACGATTAA
- a CDS encoding cyclic lactone autoinducer peptide, with protein MNLIVKWCKEKFNQKGLAAMSAFAICFATVAANVRCACHYHQPQFPESAKQLRKK; from the coding sequence ATGAATCTGATAGTAAAATGGTGTAAAGAAAAATTTAACCAGAAGGGCCTGGCTGCTATGTCTGCATTTGCAATATGTTTTGCGACAGTGGCTGCTAATGTGAGATGTGCATGCCATTATCACCAGCCCCAATTCCCGGAGTCCGCAAAGCAGCTCAGAAAGAAGTAG
- a CDS encoding GHKL domain-containing protein: MLARVISFVAILALYFMLRKRKLVEADDRANIHLLIFSLGNTFVAYSVILAYERLGQYGDKLIATLTISILLGMTIFAYQIYGRLRENMELEQENEKYSYQLELFLQHQREREENEREIRRYRHDMKQKLTYLKGLADASQSEEISRFLQEELNIKGRTARVQINTGNLLIDALFNDKNRKALNAGIRFETWFDVPEHLPYKDSDLCVIFGNLLDNACEAAQMVQDSERYIKTNLLFDVGNLIFTIENSFDGTLHREKGGGFLSRKADSKDHGIGLKSVKKIAEKYKGDVYIENLPDIFRVKVVLYEYQK; this comes from the coding sequence TTGCTGGCAAGGGTAATATCGTTTGTGGCGATCCTGGCGCTCTATTTTATGTTGAGAAAAAGAAAGCTTGTAGAAGCAGATGACAGAGCCAATATACATCTGCTGATTTTTTCACTTGGCAATACATTCGTGGCGTATTCTGTGATCTTAGCGTATGAGCGCCTGGGACAATACGGGGATAAACTTATAGCCACACTTACCATATCAATTCTGCTGGGTATGACAATCTTTGCATATCAGATTTACGGCAGGCTCCGTGAAAACATGGAACTAGAGCAGGAAAATGAAAAATACAGTTATCAGTTAGAGCTATTTCTGCAGCATCAGCGGGAACGGGAAGAAAATGAGCGGGAGATTCGCAGATATCGACATGATATGAAGCAGAAGTTAACTTACTTAAAAGGATTGGCAGACGCCAGCCAGTCAGAGGAAATATCCCGGTTCCTCCAGGAAGAATTGAATATAAAAGGAAGGACTGCCCGTGTACAGATCAATACGGGCAACCTGCTGATCGATGCACTTTTCAATGACAAGAACAGAAAAGCCCTGAATGCAGGAATCCGATTTGAAACCTGGTTTGATGTGCCGGAACATTTGCCATATAAGGACAGTGATCTGTGTGTGATATTTGGAAATCTTCTGGACAATGCATGTGAGGCGGCACAGATGGTCCAGGACAGCGAACGGTACATAAAGACCAATCTTCTGTTTGATGTAGGTAATCTGATCTTTACAATAGAAAATAGCTTCGATGGGACTTTACACCGGGAAAAAGGCGGAGGATTTTTAAGCCGCAAAGCAGACAGCAAAGATCACGGGATTGGCTTAAAGAGTGTGAAAAAGATTGCGGAGAAATATAAAGGAGATGTGTACATAGAAAATCTGCCGGACATATTCCGGGTGAAGGTGGTCTTGTATGAATATCAAAAATAA